The following coding sequences are from one Ornithodoros turicata isolate Travis chromosome 1, ASM3712646v1, whole genome shotgun sequence window:
- the LOC135377680 gene encoding ATPase WRNIP1-like, which produces MCAADSALLSQLQASPSVPKPQTNAHFKPLAEVVRPTCLDEYVGQRDIVGENCLLRKLILSNNIPSMVLWGPPGCGKTTIASIIAKHCKQSSCANFVTLSAVSTGVKEVKDVIERAKNDQKMLKRKTVLFIDEIHRFNKLQQDVFLPHVENGTIILIGATTENPSFSLNSALLSRCRVFVLEKLSLESVTLILQRALKQLNIAIVPDGHNQLHEDKRCAQIDEDAVRFLAAVCDGDARTALNALQAAVQSHANSQPEKVDNALHITKDSIRDGLQKTHFLYDRKGDQHYNTISAFIKSMRGSDANAALYYLARMLTGGEDPRFIARRLIIFASEDIGIADSQALPLAVATHESVLKVGMPECRIMLSHCTTYMARAPKSRETYNAYGKVEKLLQDHEGPLPPIPLHLCNAPTSLMKQLGYGMKPTNASYLPASLTGVDFFGHQ; this is translated from the exons ATGTGTGCAGCTGATTCTGCTTTACTTTCCCAGCTTCAAGCATCCCCATCTGTGCCAAAACCACAAACAAATGCACACTTCAAGCCATTGGCAGAGGTTGTACGTCCCACATGTTTGGATGAATACGTTGGGCAGAGAGACATTGTTGGAGAGAACTGTTTGTTGAGAAAGCTGATACTTTCAAACAATATTCCTTCTATGGTGTTGTGGGGACCACCAGGATGTGGAAAG ACAACAATAGCATCCATCATTGCTAAACATTGCAAGCAGTCATCATGTGCCAATTTTGTGACGTTGTCTGCAGTGTCTACCGGTGTGAAGGAAGTTAAGGACGTTATTGAGCGTGCAAAAAATGACCAGAAGATGTTGAAAAGGAAGACAGTACTGTTTATTGATGAAATTCACCGATTCAACAAGCTGCAACAA GATGTGTTCCTGCCACACGTAGAGAATGGTACAATCATACTAATAGGTGCCACAACTGAAAACCCATCATTCTCTTTGAACTCTGCACTTCTCTCGAGGTGTAGAGTGTTTGTACTTGAAAAACTATCTTTGGAAAGTGTTACATTAATACTGCAGAGAGCTCTCAAACAGCTAAATATTGCCATAGTGCCTGATGGCCACAACCAACTGCATGAGGATAAAAG ATGTGCACAGATAGATGAAGATGCAGTAAGGTTCCTTGCTGCTGTGTGTGATGGGGATGCGCGAACAGCTTTAAATGCTCTACAAGCAGCAGTTCAATCACATGCAAATTCACAACCTGAGAAGGTGGACAATGCATTGCATATAACAAAGGACTCTATCAGAGATGGTCTTCAGAAGACTCACTTTCTTTACGATAGGAAAG GTGACCAACATTACAACACAATATCTGCATTTATAAAGTCTATGAGGGGCTCAGATGCAAATGCGGCACTTTACTACCTGGCAAGAATGTTAACAGGCGGCGAGGATCCTCGTTTCATAGCAAGAAGACTGATAATATTTGCTAGTGAAGACATAG GCATTGCAGATTCTCAAGCTTTGCCATTAGCAGTTGCAACTCATGAAAGTGTTCTCAAAGTGGGAATGCCGGAATGTCGG ATAATGCTGTCCCATTGTACCACATACATGGCACGAGCGCCAAAATCACGCGAAACCTACAATGCTTATGGCAAGGTTGAGAAACTCCTTCAAGACCATGAGGGACCCTTGCCACCAATTCCATTGCATTTGTGTAATGCCCCTACTTCACTTATGAAGCAACTAGGATACGGCATGAAACCTACAAATGCAAGTTATTTACCAGCATCGTTAACTGGAGTTGATTTTTTTGGGCACCAGTGA